A part of Cannabis sativa cultivar Pink pepper isolate KNU-18-1 chromosome 6, ASM2916894v1, whole genome shotgun sequence genomic DNA contains:
- the LOC115724948 gene encoding uncharacterized protein LOC115724948 — MGAACCVAVKEKTITNGSTSEILHRNIRCSPTWSFRWDHRGRVAGEETSMSWFSDGVSRNDGSESKFESAYVSEEGSPLGHSRRRTSQKSSFSEGAAGQSRTPASDKSVRRNASMDSSLEQTKELTESPTVSYPSPAKLSVSIPSTSSFTASPLSSQGQVPPANSTPLRWPRHSPGHQLSRQESDAQIPGFKSPNSYSVSEERAALPSWSNESTRGSRGGSSDGWSMNAFSELMANSNRERWSFDSESFGFNREKMTRAGSRVLASPSADLQTCGVCSKLLTERSLWSSQKIIACNELSVVAVLVCGHVYHAECLENMTPDIDKYDPVCPICTFGEKQTHKLSEKAIKHEIDSKAKNRKLRNRVVDLDGDTVVFDHSKSSGNQGKGPTMASSSSMKTSVGKPFLRRHFSFGSKSGRAISDNNPATRKKGFFWAKSSKM, encoded by the exons ATGGGAGCTGCTTGTTGTGTGGCTGTTAAGGAGAAGACTATAACAAATGGGTCGACTAGTGAAATTTTGCATCGGAATATTCGATGTTCCCCAACATGGAGCTTTCGATGGGATCATAGAGGACGGGTTGCGGGAGAAGAGACTTCAATGAGTTGGTTTTCTGATGGGGTCAGCAGGAATGACGGATCTGAATCTAAATTTGAATCAGCATATGTTTCAGAGGAAGGAAGTCCATTAGGTCATTCTCGAAGGCGTACATCACAGAAGTCCTCATTTTCGGAGGGAGCTGCTGGGCAGTCAAGAACTCCTGCCTCAG ATAAATCTGTTAGAAGAAATGCTTCGATGGATTCAAGTCTAGAGCAG ACAAAGGAGCTGACTGAATCCCCTACAGTCTCATATCCATCTCCTGCAAAGTTGTCAGTTTCGATACCATCTACTTCATCCTTCACTGCATCCCCTTTGTCATCACAAGGTCAAGTTCCTCCTGCCAACTCAACTCCTTTGAGGTGGCCTCGTCATTCTCCTGGACATCAGTTGTCAAGGCAAGAATCTGATGCACAAATCCCGGGATTTAAATCACCAAATAGCTATTCAGTTTCTGAAGAAAGGGCAGCTCTTCCCTCTTGGAGCAATGAATCAACTAGGGGATCTCGAGGAGGGTCTTCAGATGGTTGGTCAATGAATGCGTTTTCTGAGCTAATGGCTAATTCAAATAGAGAAAGGTGGTCTTTTGACAGCGAGTCATTTGGTTTTAATCGTGAGAAGATGACTAGAGCTGGTAGCCGAGTCTTAGCCTCTCCTTCTGCTGATTTGCAAACATGCGGTGTTTGCTCAAAGCTTTTGACCGAGAGATCTTTATGGAGCAGCCAAAAGATTATTGCTTGTAATGAACTCTCTGTTGTTGCTGTCTTAGTTTGCGGCCATGTTTATCATGCTGAATGTTTGGAAAATATGACACCTGACATTGACAAATACGATCCAGTTTGTCCAATTTGTACTTTTGGGGAGAAACAAACCCACAAGTTGTCAGAGAAAGCAATAAAACACGAAATAGATTCGAAGGCTAAGAACAGGAAATTGAGGAACCGGGTTGTGGATCTTGATGGTGATACTGTCGTGTTTGATCACTCTAAAAGTAGTGGAAATCAAGGAAAAGGTCCTACAATGGCATCCAGCTCAAGCATGAAAACCTCCGTGGGGAAGCCTTTTTTGAGGCGCCACTTCTCGTTTGGTTCAAAGAGTGGTCGAGCCATATCAGATAATAATCCTGCTACGAGAAAGAAGGGTTTTTTCTGGGCGAAATCAAGTAAGATGTGA